Part of the Procambarus clarkii isolate CNS0578487 chromosome 20, FALCON_Pclarkii_2.0, whole genome shotgun sequence genome, tcatattttcagccacgttattctgACTCATTGTCTACAAATTGGAGCTGCCTCACATAGGCCAATAAGCTTTCTACAGATTTCTTTATTATAACTAGTTTAAAGGTAATTATCACTTCACATACTCACCTTGACTCGAATGTTCTCTTCCTGACACTTTCGAAGGACAGCCAAAGGGCCAATCATTTCCTCCATGCGAGTGATGACATTTCGACGCCGTCTTGGACCACGGCCCTTTATGAGTCCTGGTGGAGTCAGTATATTCTTTCACAAATTTGGATAAAAGTAGTTTCTAATTatatcattttatttattttcccaAGTTAAATTTATATAATCTTCTCATTTCATAGAAATGTAAATTTATTAACACAATATTTCTACAGTTTGCTGTATGATAAAATCTGTTTAAGGTACAATATTAAAATTATCATCAGAGAGTTCACAACTGTAGTAGTTTATTATTGTAAAAATTTATTAAAAGGAATTTTTTGTAACACCATAAAAGAATTACCGTTTGAGGCCTCAATTGTTAACCAATACCTAATCAAAATGGAAACACATGAAAAATGTTGTAATTCTTGAACTCTTGTGAATACAGAAACATTATAATTGTTATTGGAGTGTAATTCATTTAAGACAAATCCTTTTTATATTAATGTTGTTcaatatttaaaatataaaattttCATTTATTGTATTCGATAATAGGATGTATATTAAAGGGTGTATTAAAGGGTATATTAAAATGTGTATTAAAGGGTGTAAATATGTTAGTGTGGTAAAGTTTTCCATATCAACACTAAaatttctttattttcatttcAGGTAATGCAGAATTCAAGACACTTGAGAGGAATTAAAGGTATCAGTTATGTTAGTAATTTTTATATCATACATAATTTAATCTGAATATCATTGACAGTAGCTTAAGAAATTACAGTATATCCATATAAAACTTAGTTTGACTTAAGCATTAAATTATTGCTGAAATGTTTGTTATTACTGTAGAAGTATTGCAATTAATAGCGAGAATATTTTAATATGTACACTACTGTATAGGAACACTATGGAATTAAGTATGTAGTACACGTACTGTAGTACACTGTGTGCAGGAAGTGTTCAAGGTAATGCATTAATTTAAGCAATGATCTGCCAGTGAGTTACCTTGTTCTGGTGTGAAGTTCCTCCCTACTGGAATCTTACGTACATTTGGTTTTGGGATACCTCCAGGGCCCAACACCTGTAAGGGATAGGCAAGGTTTGGGCAGGCATGAAACCACAAAGTGGGAACTGTGATGTGTTTATGGCGGCGGAAGCAAGTTAGTAACGTACCTCAGATATCTGCAAGATCATATGCAGCAATGACTGTTCATTGACTATTTATTCCCAGGTCATacaatttaatttttttatttatttatttttttttgcataGCAGCCTATGTATGGATAGTAAATGTAACCATGAAAACTGAACACTGCATAGTGTATCATAAAATCAGAGAACGTTAATGACAAAATGTAAATAGGCCAAACTCAAGAAGAAAATATATGGTATTTATCACCATAAATGGGTTACTTGTTTTCCGTCATGTTATAGTGACTTATTCTCTGCATAATTGTCCCATGCTAACCTGGGTGACAACAGTGGGATAGCAGGATGACTGCTAATGTAAAAGTTCCATTTTGTGGGTTCAGCTACAAACATCCCTTTTTATAAGACAAAGCAAAAATGCTATACAGAACAGAATTTTGTTAGTGTAAATAATAAATGAAGGAATGAATTCAACAGTTATGTTATCATTGACGAAATCTATCTAAAAAAtaaatttgtgtgtgtatatatatcaagGAAGACAGACGGGATCAAATAGAACATAATTGGTATGTCCAAGCGTGCAATTCATTCTGTTACAGACCATTCGAATGTATTTTTCACACATTACTGGTTTCAAACCCTTGGTTTGATCCTTGTTGATCATACCAGGCACTGTACTGTTCAGAATTTAAATTTTGTTTTCAACATCTTTTTAAAATGTAATTTTATGGCAGCTTagcataaaatattttttttgtaggCACACGTCTCTAATTATATAATGAATGTTTATCGGAAAGTGTAGTTTGATATCCAAAATTTCTCATTTTGGACGTTTCTGAAAAGTAATTGTTCCTTTTTAATTTAATTTCATTATTTTAATTGAATGTAAAAAGATATAGTGCCAGGGTATATTCATATAAGAAACATGAGGTTCTGCTGAAAATGGCATAACAAAAATCCTTGGTCATGAACATAGTTGTAGGAGAGAAAATCTGTGTTTTATGTAACAATACTCAAGTAATACTGCCAGAATCTGAATGGCACAGTGTCCCATTGTCCTGTATCTGAAGACTTCACAAACTTATAACAATATTTTATTATAAAATGTCTATAATTAGCATCAACATTTTTTTTTCCCCGTCctgatatatatattacacagggCTCAAGATTCATTAAAATGAAAGATACTCTTCAAGTTCTGAAGTCAACTAGTACACAGGAATATTTTTACCCTTATTGGCTATGGTTTTGTGCATGCTACTACGGTAGTGTTATGCTGTAAAAATTGTGAATTGTCTACAGTTTATAGGTTTTTAATTTAAGAGGTGTCACTTTTAGTTACGTAGAAAAATGAACGATCCCTATTTGTGAAAATTTCATTTTAATATAAAATAAACAAATCAAAACAAATAAAGAGCTACATAAAGGACTTTAAAATCTTGACTGTGAAAATTAGATACTACTGCATGTACAAAGTATAAAATAAGAAATGTTTACAAAATAATTGTAGTTTATACTAGTTTGAGCCTAAAATTACATTTTCATATTTGTGAAAATAGGAGATAATACCGAGAACAAAATGAATACAGTACACTGTATCACAGAAATTAAGATTGAATAATAATTATcagattaattaaaaaaaaagataaaaaattaATCTTGCAACTGCTATAATAGTGGGAGGAGTGATTACCCAAAGCAGCACCAGGCATGGAAGACTATATAGAGTAGAGTAGCGAGAAGaggtagtaaaaaaaaaaaaaaaaagccagaaCTCTGGGCATGAGCAACCAGGCTGGCAAACCCTACAGGGCTATAATTTGTCTAAGTAATCTCTTTTTTAAGTATGTGTGGTTATTGAGGGATATCTTTATTGGAAATGGTACACATTAGATTTTGATTACATCGTTAAAACAAGAGGCACTCTCTCGCCTTCTCATTTACATTTTtcaataaaatttataaaacatcTTATAAAAAAATGATCCAGAAAATATGAAGAGCTCAAATTTATTACTGTATTCTTAAATTATGTTGTATAAATATTACAATTAACTGCATCTAACATGTTATTAACTATGCTAAGCCAATCTgaatatttaaataataataataatagcatcaGTTACAGTATACACACACTAATAGCGGCTGATAGCTAGAATTTAATTAGGGCCTATTATAAATTAAGATGAGTTACACCGGCAAGGAAAGTAACGTTTGCTTCGTGCAATGTGACATTGTTCCCTGGCTGGGCCACCACTCGCTACATTGCTCCCTGGCTGGGCCACTACTTGCTACATTGCTCCCTGGCTGGGCCACTACTTGCTACATTGCTCCCTGGCTGGGCCACTACTTGCTACATTAGTCCCTGGCTGGGCCACCACTTGCTACATTACTCCCTGGCTGGGCCACCACTTGCTACATTACTCCCTGGCTGGGCCACCACTTGCTACATTGCTCCCTGGCTGGGCCACTACTTGCTACATTGCTCCCTGGCTGGGCCACTACTTGCTACATTACTCCCTGGCTGGGCCACCACTTGCTACATTGCTCCCTGGCTGGGCCACCACTTGCTACATTGCTCCCTGGTTGGGCCACCACTTGCTACATTGCTCCCTGGTTGGGCCACCACTCGCTACATTACTCCCTGGTTGGGCCACTACTTGCTACATTACTCCCTGGCTGGGCCACCACTAGCTACATTACTCCCTGGCTGGGCCACCACACTCTACATTGCTCCCTGGCTGGGCCATTACTTGCTACATTGCTCCCTGGCTGGGCCACTACTTGCTACATTACTCCCTGGTTGGGCCACCACTTGCTACATTGCTCCCTGGTTGGGCCACCACTCGCTACATTACTCCCTGGTTGGGCCACCACTCGCTACATTGCTCCCTGGCTGGGCCACCACACTCTACATTACTCCCTGGCTGGGCCACCACTCGCTACATTGCTCCCTGGCTGGGCCACCACTAGCTTCATTGCTCCCTGGCTGGGCCACCACACTCTACATTACTCCCTGGCTGGGCCACCACTCGCTACATTGCTCCCTGGCTGGGCCACCACACTCTACATTACTCCCTGGCTGGGCCACCACACTCTACATTGCTCCCTGGCTGGGCCACCACACTCTACATTGCTCCCTGGCTGGGCCACCACTAGCTACCACAAGGACACGGAGGCCCGGGGCGGCTGCCATCAGCCCTCACTAACACTCCGGAAAGATCGATCCCGGCGGACAAGGCACAACTTACACCGGGGATTTCTCTCACTACGTTAAACCTTTGGCCATGTACATCCTTTCTAAGGCTGTCCAGGTCTTCATACTCCTTGGCATCGGACACTGGGAGCTGCACATCAGTGACGGACAGAGCTTTAACGGGATTAAAGTCTTTAGACTGAAAATCGAGCGCATCTTCCTGCCGGGCCATGTTTACACTACGGTGGCGCCGCCCTGGTGGCGGGCAGCGGCGACACCTCGCGGCGACACCTTCAAAAATGGCCAACctcatgttgttatagattcagctactcggaacaagttccaagtatcacgggctatggtgagcccgtagtagacttacctggcacaggagcggttcaAACAAACTACCTCCTGATTTGGAGCAAATTGATACATCGCTTCATATATCTCATTGTAGAGATCCCTAAGGGCTGGCTGTCCTTATAAGTGAGATTTACAGACCTAAAGAGCGAGGTTCAAGGCCAAAGACTTTCCAAGTGTTATTATAGGTCAGCGCCTAATGAGACGGGACTAATACGGCTTGCGGGGACGGTACACAGGCTAATTAACTCCAGCCTCTTGCTCCACCCAAGAGAAATATTTTAAATATGTTTTGATTTACGGCAAATAAACCAATTATTCCTGAGTAATAAGGAGATGGTATACGGCTGCGTGAGGCAAACCCACAGTGAGATCTGACATGTAAGAAATAGTGATCAACTTCAGTAACTCTTATTTAgtgtaaaaacaaacttcaaatgaATACACAGTATGTAGCATGAAAGTTGATATGGACAT contains:
- the LOC123751797 gene encoding uncharacterized protein, with translation MARQEDALDFQSKDFNPVKALSVTDVQLPVSDAKEYEDLDSLRKDVHGQRFNVVREIPGVLGPGGIPKPNVRKIPVGRNFTPEQGLIKGRGPRRRRNVITRMEEMIGPLAVLRKCQEENIRVKSWSSSASLSAIYCISKQIMRKTHPPSWCS